One genomic window of Polyangium aurulentum includes the following:
- a CDS encoding glycoside hydrolase family 113, producing the protein MAVGERSEHRTWVCRALGAGLLAALLVTAPRTAEATTRRPGLAQGATAWTESGRGGIRGVTIGPIESLRHAGKGYGSEASARAMDEARAIGATWVSLTPFGRVWDLKPSGIDLTFEAPFEENRKNVLDAMAQAHARGLKVFLVPHLWVETGGWRAEIEPGDDAAWARWAAAYRHFLLTWAEVAREGGAEMLSVGVELRSFVTTGRAALFFPIIEEVRRVYPRGLLTYSANWDDAEDTIIWSALDLIGINAFYPLADKDGAGRDALMAGGRKVAEGIDRLATTWRKPVVLTEIGYTTRTDPAVRPWEWPDGMKGVKVDEAAQALAYEAIIAPLLDSRTCAGFFVWRYYADPDDVSQEAEWGFSPRGKLAELVLRDAFTARWVADGPGFLGENLGRHRARTPGIFGWELSPPFF; encoded by the coding sequence GTGGCCGTTGGCGAGCGGAGCGAGCACAGGACCTGGGTTTGTCGAGCGCTCGGCGCCGGCCTCCTCGCCGCCCTGCTCGTCACAGCGCCCAGGACCGCCGAAGCCACCACCCGCCGCCCGGGCCTCGCCCAGGGCGCGACCGCGTGGACGGAGAGCGGGCGCGGCGGCATTCGCGGGGTGACGATCGGGCCGATCGAGAGCTTGCGGCACGCGGGCAAGGGCTACGGCAGCGAGGCGAGCGCTCGCGCGATGGACGAGGCCCGCGCGATCGGCGCCACCTGGGTGAGCCTCACGCCCTTCGGTCGGGTGTGGGATCTGAAGCCGAGCGGCATCGATCTGACCTTCGAGGCGCCGTTCGAGGAGAACCGAAAGAACGTGCTCGACGCGATGGCGCAGGCGCACGCGCGGGGGCTCAAGGTCTTCCTGGTGCCGCACCTGTGGGTCGAGACGGGCGGCTGGCGTGCGGAGATCGAGCCTGGCGACGACGCGGCGTGGGCGCGGTGGGCGGCGGCGTACCGGCATTTTCTGCTGACGTGGGCCGAGGTCGCGCGCGAGGGCGGCGCGGAGATGCTGAGCGTGGGCGTCGAGCTGCGGAGCTTCGTCACCACGGGCCGCGCGGCGCTCTTCTTTCCGATCATCGAGGAGGTGCGGCGCGTCTACCCGAGAGGGCTGCTCACCTACTCGGCGAACTGGGACGACGCCGAGGACACGATCATCTGGAGCGCGCTCGATCTGATCGGCATCAACGCCTTCTATCCGCTCGCCGACAAGGACGGCGCCGGGCGCGACGCGCTCATGGCGGGCGGGCGCAAGGTGGCCGAGGGCATCGATCGGCTCGCGACCACCTGGCGCAAGCCCGTGGTGCTCACCGAGATCGGGTACACGACCCGCACCGATCCCGCGGTGCGCCCTTGGGAGTGGCCCGACGGCATGAAGGGCGTGAAGGTCGACGAGGCGGCGCAGGCGCTCGCGTACGAGGCGATCATCGCGCCCTTGCTCGACAGCCGCACGTGCGCGGGGTTCTTCGTGTGGCGCTACTACGCCGATCCCGACGACGTCTCGCAGGAGGCCGAGTGGGGTTTTTCGCCGCGCGGCAAGCTCGCCGAGCTCGTCCTTCGCGACGCGTTCACCGCGCGCTGGGTCGCCGACGGACCTGGTTTCCTCGGGGAAAACCTCGGCCGTCACCGCGCGCGCACGCCGGGCATCTTCGGCTGGGAGCTGTCGCCGCCGTTCTTCTGA
- a CDS encoding lamin tail domain-containing protein, with protein MQLRSLGFAGMLAAFAMTAVACSDDGNTTTGSGGSGGSGGSDASASSGTSTGGNGGAGGGMGGAGGGVGGAGGGTGGAGGGVGGAGGGVGGAGGGVGGAGGGVGGAGGGVGGAGGGVGGAGGGVGGAGGAGGGMPIVEICGNGTDDDGDASADCADTDCAMSATCGKLLINEIDYDQPSTDTAEYVEIFNAGMGPVNLDGVEIILANGFDSTIYGTIPLSGTLAAGQYLVAASAGVTGIDPGAVVVPLAAADGTFQNGPDGIAIYDKTSATVLDALSYEGALTAVMVDGKTVSFVAGTAPAASDTAPPSTPVRAMIRWPNAQDTNDDNADWGATSILTPGAANQVATEVCSDGTLDEDVDGLVDCADPDCAAQPNCVVPEVCSNGLDDDADMAADCADIDCDGQACDALGKVCTSMACTCPGGTMELSCGDMKDDDCDGLVDCSDGDCVGNMLCMMSPTKVSSVDYPVIAHGGTLVVTGLGFTGATQVTVGGVAQTFKVDNDGQITITGFSDTTPVGAQDLIVTTPLGDTAAFQVTVIRLLINELDCDTVPNPDAAEFVEISTGVPGVSLAGYSLVFWNGNGSLAYYATDLNVTADANGFVTVGNTGVMPTPVITFANDRLQNGEDGVALYQAAANKFKTTTPASPVSTEAGRIIDALVYGTTDPEATALLDTLIAPAPAPARVQADENINAPSMQGSGVVSLQRCSTGARRDGRLFKVATPTPGAANTVAACP; from the coding sequence ATGCAGCTTCGTTCTCTCGGGTTCGCGGGCATGCTCGCGGCCTTTGCGATGACCGCCGTCGCGTGTAGCGATGACGGCAACACCACCACGGGCTCCGGCGGGAGCGGCGGGAGCGGCGGGAGCGACGCGAGCGCTTCGTCCGGCACGAGCACGGGCGGCAATGGCGGCGCTGGAGGAGGCATGGGCGGCGCTGGCGGAGGTGTCGGCGGAGCCGGGGGAGGCACGGGCGGAGCCGGGGGAGGCGTCGGCGGAGCGGGGGGAGGCGTTGGCGGAGCCGGGGGAGGCGTCGGCGGAGCCGGGGGCGGCGTTGGCGGAGCCGGGGGAGGCGTCGGCGGAGCCGGGGGCGGCGTCGGCGGAGCTGGGGGCGGCGTCGGCGGAGCCGGGGGCGCGGGTGGCGGCATGCCGATCGTCGAGATCTGCGGCAACGGCACGGACGACGACGGCGACGCGAGCGCCGACTGCGCCGACACGGACTGCGCGATGTCGGCCACCTGCGGCAAGCTCCTGATCAACGAGATCGACTACGACCAGCCGAGCACCGATACCGCCGAGTACGTCGAGATCTTCAACGCGGGCATGGGCCCGGTGAACCTCGACGGTGTCGAGATCATCCTCGCCAACGGCTTCGACAGCACGATCTACGGCACGATCCCGCTGAGCGGCACGCTGGCGGCCGGACAGTACCTCGTGGCCGCGAGCGCGGGCGTGACGGGCATCGATCCCGGCGCTGTCGTGGTGCCGCTGGCTGCGGCGGACGGCACCTTCCAGAACGGCCCCGACGGCATCGCGATCTACGACAAGACGAGCGCCACCGTGCTCGACGCGCTCTCGTACGAGGGCGCGCTCACGGCCGTGATGGTCGACGGCAAGACCGTGAGCTTCGTCGCCGGCACCGCGCCGGCGGCGAGCGACACCGCGCCGCCCTCGACCCCGGTCCGCGCGATGATCCGCTGGCCGAACGCGCAGGACACGAACGACGACAACGCCGACTGGGGCGCGACGAGCATCCTCACGCCCGGCGCCGCCAACCAGGTCGCGACCGAGGTCTGCTCCGACGGCACGCTCGACGAGGACGTCGACGGCCTCGTCGACTGCGCCGACCCCGACTGCGCCGCCCAGCCGAACTGCGTGGTCCCCGAGGTGTGCTCCAACGGCCTCGATGACGACGCAGACATGGCCGCCGACTGCGCCGACATCGACTGCGACGGCCAGGCGTGCGACGCGCTCGGCAAGGTCTGCACGTCGATGGCCTGCACGTGTCCGGGCGGCACCATGGAGCTGTCCTGCGGCGACATGAAGGACGACGACTGCGACGGCCTCGTCGACTGCTCCGACGGCGACTGCGTCGGCAACATGCTCTGCATGATGTCGCCGACGAAGGTGTCGAGCGTCGACTACCCGGTCATCGCGCACGGCGGCACGCTCGTGGTCACGGGCCTCGGCTTCACGGGCGCCACGCAGGTCACGGTGGGCGGCGTCGCGCAGACGTTCAAGGTCGACAACGACGGTCAGATCACGATCACGGGCTTCAGCGACACGACGCCCGTCGGCGCGCAGGACCTCATCGTGACCACGCCCCTCGGCGACACGGCGGCCTTCCAGGTCACGGTCATCCGCCTGCTCATCAACGAGCTCGACTGCGACACCGTCCCGAACCCCGACGCGGCCGAGTTCGTGGAGATCTCGACCGGCGTTCCGGGTGTGTCGCTCGCGGGCTACTCGCTCGTGTTCTGGAACGGCAACGGCAGCCTCGCGTACTACGCGACGGACCTCAACGTCACCGCGGACGCGAACGGCTTCGTGACGGTGGGCAACACGGGCGTGATGCCGACGCCGGTGATCACCTTCGCGAACGACAGGCTGCAGAACGGCGAGGACGGCGTCGCCCTTTACCAGGCGGCGGCGAACAAGTTCAAGACCACCACCCCGGCGTCGCCGGTGTCCACGGAGGCGGGCCGCATCATCGACGCGCTCGTCTACGGCACCACGGATCCGGAGGCGACGGCCCTGCTCGACACGCTCATCGCCCCCGCGCCCGCGCCCGCGCGCGTGCAGGCCGACGAGAACATCAACGCGCCCAGCATGCAGGGCTCGGGCGTGGTGTCGCTCCAGCGCTGCTCCACCGGGGCGCGCCGCGATGGCCGGCTCTTCAAGGTCGCAACGCCGACGCCCGGCGCCGCGAACACCGTCGCCGCCTGCCCCTGA
- a CDS encoding transcriptional regulator — MPVARYVFQIVLGVAFTYALQRWDRARFLTEEQRARAWGTATWGVALFWFGPLSLLPWGWVTRRFWGLLLGFLALAIVSLAVSLADLAFAYAFGLPLDESV; from the coding sequence ATGCCGGTCGCGCGTTACGTGTTTCAGATCGTTCTGGGCGTGGCGTTCACCTACGCGCTGCAGCGCTGGGATCGCGCCCGATTCCTCACCGAAGAGCAGCGCGCGCGGGCGTGGGGCACGGCGACCTGGGGGGTGGCGCTCTTCTGGTTCGGCCCCCTGTCGCTCCTGCCCTGGGGCTGGGTGACGCGGCGATTCTGGGGCCTTTTGCTGGGCTTTCTGGCCCTCGCCATCGTCTCCCTGGCGGTCTCGCTGGCCGACCTCGCCTTCGCGTACGCCTTCGGCCTGCCCCTCGACGAGAGCGTATGA
- the fusA gene encoding elongation factor G produces the protein MTTAPSDIRNVALIGHKGSGKTSLAEAMLFVAKATPKLGKVDDKSSILDDAAEEKDHACSLEASVAYLNWGGKKVNVVDTPGEGSFLAETRLALAAVDAAVLVVSGKDGVQPITERVFGWARQQGLPCLVVVTKVDAENASPDDVVAEIKARLKAPLAVMEHRVGEGLDYQGVIALRTRKAWVGKPEAPNAITPSAIPGDASGAVDNGRGRLVDDVAGTDDALTEKYLTEGDLTQEELDQGLRDAVRAGKVVPVYFASGTRPSGIAALLDGIVELVPPPTAHPTWKGTVPGGKPGVAAASAERPSTTDAPTAAFVFKTSIDPHAGRTSFVRVLSGTLKPDSSLLNSSTGNSERVGKIFNIVGKDAKQVDEARAGDIVALAKLKSTLSGQTLSDEKHGFAFTAPELPPPLFSRGVKFEGKGAEDKVSTALYRLTEEDPGLHVAIEETTRELVVSGLGSLHLEITVERIRRRIGIDCRLGAPHIAYKETISRKVANVEGKHKKQSGGHGQFGVCYIDMEPMPRGGGFMFEDAVVGGAIPRQFIPSVEKGIVKSMARGFLAGFPMVDVKVRLFDGKYHDVDSSDAAFQMAGSKAFKAAAAQAGAVLLEPIVKMQVIVPSVSMGDVIGDINSRRGRVIGTDSIDDQTVVNAYVPLAEILEYESKLKSMTQGKGTFSMSIDHLDVCPPMVQDKVIKESGFKHTDEED, from the coding sequence ATGACGACAGCGCCCAGCGACATTCGCAACGTTGCCCTGATCGGCCACAAGGGCTCCGGCAAAACGTCGCTCGCCGAGGCCATGCTCTTCGTGGCCAAGGCGACCCCGAAGCTCGGCAAAGTTGACGACAAGTCCAGCATCCTCGACGACGCCGCCGAGGAAAAGGACCACGCCTGCTCGCTCGAAGCGAGCGTCGCCTACCTCAACTGGGGCGGCAAAAAGGTCAACGTCGTCGACACGCCCGGCGAGGGCAGCTTCCTCGCCGAGACGCGCCTCGCCCTCGCCGCCGTCGACGCCGCCGTGCTCGTCGTGAGCGGCAAGGACGGCGTGCAGCCCATCACCGAGCGCGTGTTCGGCTGGGCCCGCCAGCAAGGCCTGCCCTGTCTCGTCGTGGTCACCAAGGTCGACGCCGAGAACGCGAGCCCCGACGACGTCGTCGCCGAGATCAAGGCGCGGCTCAAGGCGCCCCTCGCCGTGATGGAGCACCGGGTCGGCGAAGGCCTCGACTACCAGGGCGTCATCGCGCTGCGCACGCGCAAGGCGTGGGTCGGCAAGCCCGAGGCGCCGAACGCCATCACGCCGAGCGCCATCCCCGGCGACGCCTCGGGCGCCGTCGACAACGGCCGCGGAAGGCTCGTCGACGACGTCGCCGGCACCGACGACGCGCTCACCGAGAAGTACCTGACCGAGGGCGATCTGACGCAGGAAGAGCTCGATCAGGGCCTGCGCGACGCGGTGCGCGCCGGCAAGGTCGTCCCCGTCTACTTCGCGAGCGGCACGCGCCCGAGCGGCATCGCCGCGCTCCTCGACGGCATCGTCGAGCTCGTCCCGCCCCCCACCGCGCACCCGACGTGGAAGGGCACCGTCCCCGGGGGCAAACCCGGCGTCGCCGCCGCATCGGCCGAGCGCCCGAGCACGACCGACGCGCCCACCGCGGCCTTCGTCTTCAAGACGTCGATCGATCCGCACGCGGGCCGCACCTCGTTCGTGCGCGTGCTCAGCGGCACGCTCAAGCCCGACAGCTCGCTGCTCAACTCGTCGACGGGCAACTCCGAGCGCGTCGGCAAGATCTTCAACATCGTCGGCAAGGACGCGAAGCAGGTCGACGAGGCCCGCGCCGGCGACATCGTCGCGCTCGCCAAGCTCAAGTCGACCCTGAGCGGCCAGACGCTCTCCGACGAGAAGCACGGCTTCGCCTTCACCGCGCCCGAGCTGCCGCCGCCGCTCTTCTCGCGCGGCGTGAAGTTCGAGGGCAAGGGCGCCGAGGACAAGGTCTCGACCGCGCTCTACCGCCTCACCGAAGAGGACCCGGGCCTGCACGTCGCCATCGAGGAGACCACGCGCGAGCTGGTCGTCTCGGGCCTGGGCTCGCTGCACCTCGAGATCACGGTCGAGCGCATCCGCCGCCGCATCGGCATCGACTGCCGCCTCGGCGCGCCGCACATCGCCTACAAGGAGACCATCAGCCGCAAGGTCGCCAACGTCGAGGGCAAGCACAAGAAGCAGAGCGGCGGGCACGGACAGTTCGGCGTTTGCTACATCGACATGGAGCCCATGCCGCGCGGCGGCGGCTTCATGTTCGAGGACGCGGTCGTCGGCGGCGCGATCCCGCGGCAGTTCATCCCGTCGGTCGAGAAGGGCATCGTCAAGTCGATGGCCCGCGGCTTCCTCGCCGGCTTCCCGATGGTCGACGTGAAGGTGCGCCTCTTCGACGGCAAGTACCACGACGTCGACTCGTCCGACGCGGCCTTCCAGATGGCCGGAAGCAAGGCGTTCAAGGCCGCCGCCGCGCAGGCGGGCGCCGTGCTGCTCGAGCCGATCGTGAAGATGCAGGTCATCGTGCCCAGCGTGTCGATGGGCGACGTCATCGGCGACATCAACAGCCGGCGCGGCCGTGTCATCGGCACCGATTCGATCGACGACCAGACGGTCGTGAACGCCTACGTGCCGCTCGCCGAGATCCTCGAGTACGAGTCGAAGCTGAAGAGCATGACCCAGGGCAAGGGCACCTTCTCGATGAGCATCGACCACCTCGATGTCTGCCCACCGATGGTGCAGGACAAGGTCATCAAGGAGAGCGGCTTCAAGCACACCGACGAAGAGGATTGA
- a CDS encoding helix-hairpin-helix domain-containing protein gives MDNSDIAKMLDEVADLLELEDASVFRVRAYRGASRIVGALASPVASLPEKGSGALEELPGIGKDLAAKIREIAETGELAILHELKERTPETLIELLQIPGLGPKRAKAIYEGLGVSSLGELELAAREGRLRTLKGVGPKLEKQILEGIAARALRGKRIPLSQAEAEIAPILDRLRAAPTVLALEVAGSFRRRKDTVGDIDILVVGDPSAGIGKRLVTYEAAEHTLADGDTKASVVLRSGLQVDLRVVPAVSIGAALHYFTGSKAHNIAVRTLGVRKKLKINEYGVFSGDERVSGESEADVFAAVGLPFIPPELREDRGEIDAAREGRLPVLVERVEMRGDLGLTIEDVSDEAIDALASGLRAAGLGWAVVFGPAEITQAGGSTLRKRFLRALAKAGGDGLELLSGGVATIGDDGSLEADEDALAELDVVRGEATGTDEKTLTRKLVAAVKGARLHVLARPFSGKPQSFDVEAVTKAARAKGVVFEIDARAERLPGADGYVRAVKDAGGRIGIASHAARPDDLGRIRYGLDQARRGWCTAEDVVNTRSRDALAKLLER, from the coding sequence ATGGACAATAGCGACATCGCCAAGATGCTGGACGAGGTGGCCGATCTGCTCGAGCTCGAGGACGCGAGCGTCTTCCGCGTCCGCGCCTACCGGGGCGCCTCGCGCATCGTCGGCGCGCTCGCCTCGCCCGTCGCCTCGCTCCCCGAAAAAGGCTCCGGCGCGCTCGAGGAGCTGCCCGGCATCGGCAAGGACCTCGCCGCCAAGATCCGCGAGATCGCCGAGACGGGGGAGCTGGCGATCCTGCACGAGCTGAAGGAGCGCACGCCCGAGACCCTGATCGAGCTGCTCCAGATCCCCGGCCTCGGCCCGAAGCGCGCGAAGGCGATCTACGAGGGGCTCGGGGTCAGCTCGCTCGGCGAGCTCGAGCTGGCCGCGCGCGAGGGCCGGCTGCGGACGCTGAAGGGCGTGGGGCCGAAGCTCGAGAAGCAGATCCTGGAGGGCATCGCGGCGCGCGCGCTGCGAGGCAAGCGCATCCCGCTGTCGCAGGCCGAAGCAGAGATCGCGCCCATCCTCGACAGGCTCCGCGCGGCGCCCACGGTGCTCGCGCTCGAGGTGGCCGGCAGCTTCCGCAGGCGCAAGGACACGGTGGGCGACATCGACATCCTCGTCGTCGGCGATCCTTCGGCCGGCATCGGCAAGCGGCTGGTGACGTACGAGGCGGCCGAGCACACGCTCGCCGACGGCGACACCAAGGCGAGCGTCGTGCTGCGCTCGGGCTTGCAGGTCGATCTGCGCGTGGTGCCCGCGGTGTCAATCGGCGCGGCGCTGCACTACTTCACGGGATCGAAGGCGCACAACATCGCGGTCCGCACGCTCGGCGTGCGCAAGAAGCTCAAGATCAACGAGTACGGCGTCTTCTCCGGCGACGAGCGCGTCTCGGGCGAGAGCGAGGCCGACGTCTTCGCCGCCGTGGGCCTGCCCTTCATCCCGCCCGAGCTGCGCGAGGACCGCGGCGAGATCGACGCCGCGCGCGAGGGCCGGCTGCCCGTGCTCGTCGAGCGCGTGGAGATGCGCGGCGACCTCGGGCTCACGATCGAGGACGTCTCCGACGAGGCGATCGACGCGCTCGCCTCCGGCCTCCGCGCGGCGGGCCTTGGCTGGGCCGTGGTCTTCGGGCCGGCGGAGATCACGCAGGCCGGCGGATCGACGCTGCGAAAGCGCTTCCTGCGCGCCCTCGCCAAGGCGGGCGGGGACGGGCTCGAGCTGTTGTCGGGCGGGGTCGCGACGATCGGCGACGACGGCTCGCTCGAGGCGGACGAGGACGCGCTCGCCGAGCTCGACGTGGTCCGCGGAGAGGCGACGGGCACGGACGAGAAGACGCTCACGCGCAAGCTCGTCGCGGCCGTGAAGGGCGCTCGCTTGCACGTTCTCGCGAGGCCTTTCAGCGGTAAACCGCAGTCGTTCGACGTCGAAGCAGTCACCAAGGCCGCGCGCGCCAAGGGCGTCGTGTTCGAGATCGACGCGCGCGCCGAGCGCCTCCCCGGCGCAGACGGCTACGTGCGCGCCGTCAAAGACGCTGGCGGCCGCATCGGCATCGCGAGCCACGCCGCGCGCCCCGACGATCTGGGGCGCATCCGCTACGGCCTCGACCAGGCTCGCCGCGGCTGGTGCACGGCCGAGGACGTCGTCAACACCCGCTCCCGCGACGCGCTCGCCAAGCTCCTCGAACGCTGA